GCCACGGGTTTCGTCTTCGACGCCTACGACCCCCTGGCGCTGCTGGGCGCGCTGGATCGGGCCCTGGAGGCCTTTCGCGACCCCCTGATCTGGCGGCGGATCCAGCTGGCCGGGATGCGGGCGGACTTCTCCTGGGAGCGCTCGGCCCAGCGGTACCTGGCCTTGTACGAGCAGGCGGTGGGCAGAAAGGTAGGGGGTCTGGCTGCCGGCAGCTAGGACGTGGGCGAGCCGGAGGCGCGAACGGGTGGATCCGCACCCGAGGCGCAGTTCCTTCGAGGAGTGGAGGTGGTATCGCCTTGCCTGAGCTGCGCAAGGATCCCATCACCCGGCGCTGGGTGATCATCGCCACGGAGCGGGCGGCGCGGCCGACCGACTTCCTGGGGCAGTTTGGCCAGGAGCCGACCGACCGGGACCGTTGTCCCTTCTGCGAGGGCCGGGAGGCGCAGACTCCCCCGGAGATCTTCGTCCTGCGGCGGGAAGGGACGTCGCCCAACAGTCCGGGGTGGTGGGTGCGGGTGGTGGCCAACAAGTATCCCGCGCTGCGTATCGAGGGCGACACGGCCCGCACCAGGGAGGGGATGTTTACGCGGATGGATGGGGTGGGCGCCCACGAGGTGATCATCGAGACCCCGACACACGACACCCACCTGGCGCTGCTGCCGGAGGAGCACATAGCCGATGTTATCCGCGCCTACCAGGAGCGCTACCTCGACCTGGACCGCGACGAGCGCTTTGAGTACCTGTTGCTGTTCCGCAACCACGGGCGCGCCGCCGGGGCTTCTCTCTCCCACCCCCACTCCCAGCTCATCGCCCTGCCCATGGTGCCCAAGCGCACCAGCGAGGAGATGGAGGCGGCGCAGCGCTACCTGGAGCGGCAGGGGACCTGCGTCTACTGTGACCTGCTGCGCCAGGAGCTGGCCGCCGGGAAGCGGGTGGTTCACGAGAACGCTCACTTCGCGGCGGTGACGCCCTTTGCCGCCCGCTTCCCCTTCGAGACGTGGGTCGTGCCCAAGGAGCACCAGGCCTCCTTCGGCGCCATCTCCCCCCCGCAGGTCCCCGCCATGGCCGCCGCCCTGAAGACGGTGTTGCTGAAGCTGGCCGTCCTCCTGGGCAATCCGCCGTACAACTACATAGTGCACACCGCGCCCTACACCGCGCCCCAGGCTCCGGCCTACCACTGGCACCTGGAGATCATGCCCCAGCTGGTGCGGACGGCAGGATTCGAGTGGGGCTCCGGCTTCCACATCAACCCCGTGGCCCCCGAGGACGCAGCCCGCTTTCTGCGGGAGGTGGAGGCGCGGCCGGAGGTGCCCGCGCCCGGCCCTTGATCCCCTCACCGGGATTCTCCTGGCGGGGAATACGACGCGGCTCAAAGCACGCACCTTCTGCGCTAATAGCCCTCTTCTGCCTGGTAGCGCAATCCTTTGCGCAGGAGGGATGGTTCCCCACTCCGGTGTTCTGGGACGACGCCCGGCCAACCGTGACGCACGTGGGACGGCTGGTTCTTGATCCTCCTGCGGGAAAACGTGGGTTCGTCATGGTTGAGGGCGAGGGGTTTCGATTTCAGGACGGGACTCCTGTCAAGTTCTGGGGTGTTAACCTGTCAGCGGGGGCAAACTTTCCCCAGCACGAGGTCGCAGAACAGGTTGCTGCCCGCCTTGCCAAGCTGGGATTCAACCTGGTCCGTCTGCATCACATGGATTCGGCCTATGAGCCGAGGGGCATATGGGACAGGAACTTCACGGACACAAGGCACATCAGTCAGGAACAGCTCGAACGGTTAGATTACCTCATCGCGCAGCTGAAGTCCAGAGGGATCTACGTTGACCTGAACCTCCACGTCGGCCGCCCCTTCGCGGTGGCGGACGGAGTCGTGGAAGCAGCGCTCATCCCCAGGCTGGGCAAGTTTGTGACCCTGTTTGACAGGCGGTTGATCGACCTGCAGAAGGAGTATGCGAAGCTAATTCTCACCCACCGCAATCCATACACAGGCAGGGTCTACACCGACGAGCCAGCGATTGCCTTAGTCGAGCTGACGAACGAGAACTCCCTTTTCGCTGGCTGGCTCAGCGGCGCGCTGGACAGAGAGGAGCTGGCATCGACGCGGCCGGAGGATCCATGGCGGGGTCCCCTTCCACCCTCCTACCGGAGGGAGCTGGATGCGCTGTGGAACACGTGGTTACTGGATCGGTACCGTACCCGCCAGTCGCTGGAGGCTGCTTGGCGCCCGCAGGAGGTGGGGGAGAGCGGGCTAAGGGTGGAAGAGGATCCTGCCCGGAGTACGGTCGGCAGGACCCCCTGGGCGGAACGAGAACGGGTGTCCGCGGCACGTCTTGCCGACCTGGCCAGATTCTACGCCTGGGTCGAAGCCGCCTACTTCCGGGAGATGATCAGCTATCTGCGGAAGGAAGTCGGTTTGAAAGCACCCATCACCGGAACGAACAATTATTATGGGCTCCCCAGCATCCTGGCCCAATCCGCTGCGGACTACATGGACACCCACGGGTACTGGGACCACCCCACGTTTCCGGGGCGTCCGTGGGATCGTACGGACTTTCGGATCACCAATCGATCGCTGGTCCTCACCCCTGCGCTGATGCAACGTTCTGCCTTCAACTCCAGTCCCATTCCTCGTTGGACGCTGTCGGCAGTGTGCGGCAGGCCTCTCACCGTGAGCGAGTGGAATCAGCCATTCCCCAACGTCTACGAATACGAGATGCCCCTCCTGGTGGCCGCGTACGGTGCGTTCCAGGGGTGGGACGGCCTTTTCGCCTACACCTATCGGCACGACAGGGAGAACTGGGGTCGCCAGGGGATCACGGGGTGGTTTGACCTGGATGCGAACCCGGTCAAGCTGGCTCTTCTCAGCATCGGGGCTCTTCTCTTCCTCAGAGAGGATGTCAGCCCAGGGAGGCAGACGGTGAGGCTCGTGCATGAAGAGGCCGAAGTGTTCCGATCGTTCCGGCAGATGGGTGGGACGCCCAGTTACGGTCCTTCCGGGCTGCCGATGACAATTGCCCTGGAGCACCGCGTCTGTCAGATGTTTGTCCCGGGACGTCCCGGCCAGCCTGAAGGGGAGTCCCCTCCCATGGGGCGTGATCCCTTCACCTCCGATACGGGTCAACTCATCTGGGATGCTGAGGTGGGGATGGTCCAGGTCGATACCCCCAGAACGCAGGGTGCCGTTGGATTCCTGTCGCGAAAGCCGGTGGTCCTTCAGGACGTACAGATCCGATCGGAAACCGACGCGGCAATTGTCATTACGTCTCTGGACGGCAGGCCGCTTGAGCGGTCGCGGCAGATGCTCCTCGTCGCCGCGGGGGGACAGATGAACACGGGGCAACAGTGGCGCAGTGACGGCAGAGGTCTGGCCACCTGGGGCACCGGTCCTGTCCTCCTGCAGCCCGTCCGTGCGGCCATTACCGTGTCGGGAGCGAATCGCCTTCAGGTCTTCGCCCTGGACGGACGAGGGGACCGGTTGGCGGAGGTGCCTGTCGTCTGTTCCGGATCTCGGTGTAGCTTCTCTATCGGTTCATCCGGTGCCGTATGGTTCGAGCTGGCCCGGTAGTACCTCTGGCGGCAGCTTGAACCGCTCCACGAACCCGTGCAAAAGCTGCGCGACCGCAGAATGGAGGTGCTGTCATGCCGTTATGGGAGTCGGTGCTCTGGCAAAACAGGGTAAGCGCCTGGGTCGCCGCGCTGGCACTGGCGGTGGGGCTGGCCGCCCTGCTGCTGCTCGCCCGCGGTTTGACCGTCCGCTGGCTGCGGCGCCTCGCCGAGCGCAGCCGTACCCGGGCGGCCGACCTGACGGTAACCCTGGCCGGCCGGACCCACGTCCTCTTCCTCCTGGCCCTGGCGGTCTATGCGGGGGCGGCGCTGCTCACGCTCCCGGGGCGGGTGGAGCGGGTGCTCACCGTGACCCTGCTGGTCGCCTTCCTGGTTCAGGTGGCGCTGTGGGGCACCACGCTGATCTCGCTGTTGGTCTCCCAATACGTGCAGCGGGCCGCCGAGGATGCGGTGGCAGCGACTACGGCAACAGCCTTTGGCTTTTTCGGTCGGCTGCTGCTTTGGGTCGTGGTGGCTCTGCTGGCCCTGGACAACCTGGGAGTCGACATCACCACCCTGGTGGCCGGCCTGGGCGTCGGTGGCATCGCCGTGGCCCTGGCCGTGCAGAACATCCTGGGGGATCTCTTCGCCTCCTTCTCCATCGTCTTCGACAAGCCGTTCTCCATCGGGGACTTCATCGCTGTGGGCGACTTCCTGGGGACGGTGGAGCACGTGGGGTTGAAGACCACCAGGGTGCGCAGCCTTTCCGGAGAGCAGATTATCTTCTCCAACAGCGACCTGCTCCAGAGTCGCATCCGCAACTACAAGCGAATGGCCGAGCGGCGCGTGGTCTTCACGCTGGGGGTGACCTACGAGACCCCCTATGAGGAGCTGCGGGCGATTCCGGGCATCGTGCGCCAGGTGATCGAGGGTCAGGCGCAGGCGCGCTTCGACCGGGCCCACTTCAAGGCCTACGGTGACTTCTCCCTGGTCTACGAAGCCGTTTACTACCTGCCCACGCCCGACTACACCACCTACATGGACACGCAGCAGGCCATCAACCTGGAGATCTACCGCCGCTTCAAGGAGCGCGGCATTGCGTTCGCCTACCCCACGCAGACGCTCTATCTCCGGGGCGCGGCACCGGCGGCTGTGGTAACATAATGAATTGGCGCCGAGTCCCGGTATTCCGGGAGCGGGGGACCCAGTGAAGGTGGGGCGCATCTCGCCGCGGGGCGAGTAGGGTAGCTCTCGGCCCGAGCCCGTCAGCTAACCCCGCAGGCAACGAGAGAAGGTGGTCTGGGGAATTGCGGCCCGGGGAGCCTTCTCCGGGCCGCCGCACATCCCGACCCAACGGTCCATGCGGCGCCGCTGCTGCCATGAGTGACACCGGCGTCCTCGTCCTGACCGAACCTGCTGGCCCTCCGCCGGAGGCCGCCACCGCCCGCCAGACCCGTGTGGCTGCGGCTCTGGCCGCCAGGCTCCCCGGGAGGCAGCTGGTAATCGTCAGCAACCGTGA
The genomic region above belongs to Armatimonadota bacterium and contains:
- the galT gene encoding galactose-1-phosphate uridylyltransferase; protein product: MPELRKDPITRRWVIIATERAARPTDFLGQFGQEPTDRDRCPFCEGREAQTPPEIFVLRREGTSPNSPGWWVRVVANKYPALRIEGDTARTREGMFTRMDGVGAHEVIIETPTHDTHLALLPEEHIADVIRAYQERYLDLDRDERFEYLLLFRNHGRAAGASLSHPHSQLIALPMVPKRTSEEMEAAQRYLERQGTCVYCDLLRQELAAGKRVVHENAHFAAVTPFAARFPFETWVVPKEHQASFGAISPPQVPAMAAALKTVLLKLAVLLGNPPYNYIVHTAPYTAPQAPAYHWHLEIMPQLVRTAGFEWGSGFHINPVAPEDAARFLREVEARPEVPAPGP
- a CDS encoding mechanosensitive ion channel family protein, with the translated sequence MPLWESVLWQNRVSAWVAALALAVGLAALLLLARGLTVRWLRRLAERSRTRAADLTVTLAGRTHVLFLLALAVYAGAALLTLPGRVERVLTVTLLVAFLVQVALWGTTLISLLVSQYVQRAAEDAVAATTATAFGFFGRLLLWVVVALLALDNLGVDITTLVAGLGVGGIAVALAVQNILGDLFASFSIVFDKPFSIGDFIAVGDFLGTVEHVGLKTTRVRSLSGEQIIFSNSDLLQSRIRNYKRMAERRVVFTLGVTYETPYEELRAIPGIVRQVIEGQAQARFDRAHFKAYGDFSLVYEAVYYLPTPDYTTYMDTQQAINLEIYRRFKERGIAFAYPTQTLYLRGAAPAAVVT
- a CDS encoding cellulase family glycosylhydrolase, producing MVEGEGFRFQDGTPVKFWGVNLSAGANFPQHEVAEQVAARLAKLGFNLVRLHHMDSAYEPRGIWDRNFTDTRHISQEQLERLDYLIAQLKSRGIYVDLNLHVGRPFAVADGVVEAALIPRLGKFVTLFDRRLIDLQKEYAKLILTHRNPYTGRVYTDEPAIALVELTNENSLFAGWLSGALDREELASTRPEDPWRGPLPPSYRRELDALWNTWLLDRYRTRQSLEAAWRPQEVGESGLRVEEDPARSTVGRTPWAERERVSAARLADLARFYAWVEAAYFREMISYLRKEVGLKAPITGTNNYYGLPSILAQSAADYMDTHGYWDHPTFPGRPWDRTDFRITNRSLVLTPALMQRSAFNSSPIPRWTLSAVCGRPLTVSEWNQPFPNVYEYEMPLLVAAYGAFQGWDGLFAYTYRHDRENWGRQGITGWFDLDANPVKLALLSIGALLFLREDVSPGRQTVRLVHEEAEVFRSFRQMGGTPSYGPSGLPMTIALEHRVCQMFVPGRPGQPEGESPPMGRDPFTSDTGQLIWDAEVGMVQVDTPRTQGAVGFLSRKPVVLQDVQIRSETDAAIVITSLDGRPLERSRQMLLVAAGGQMNTGQQWRSDGRGLATWGTGPVLLQPVRAAITVSGANRLQVFALDGRGDRLAEVPVVCSGSRCSFSIGSSGAVWFELAR